The following coding sequences are from one Salvia hispanica cultivar TCC Black 2014 chromosome 3, UniMelb_Shisp_WGS_1.0, whole genome shotgun sequence window:
- the LOC125209734 gene encoding NAC domain-containing protein 90-like — protein MGDEEVFVGFRFFPTEEELLTYYLPKKLNGLTPLIDRVIPLLQIYDYSPWELPQLAGELCRGDKEQWFFFTAMQEREARGGRPNRLTETGYWKSTGSPCDIFTSQNLRIGRIKTMVFYVGRAPHGSKTMWKMNEYKVYDHSTNYPQLKEELSLCRIYTKSNFRRAFIGRPSAALYLPPITDEAVITTDHNQQNSAVENGLVSDMETEFETSDDSETRMLLDWLFDI, from the exons atgggTGATGAAGAAGTGTTTGTAGGTTTTAGGTTCTTTCCGACTGAGGAAGAACTTCTCACTTATTACCTTCCTAAGAAGCTAAATGGGCTCACACCCTTAATTGACAGGGTTATTCCACTCCTTCAAATCTACGATTACAGTCCTTGGGAGCTTCCAC AATTAGCCGGAGAATTGTGCCGTGGAGACAAAGAGCAATGGTTCTTCTTCACCGCGATGCAAGAAAGGGAAGCCCGCGGAGGAAGACCTAATCGCCTTACTGAGACAGGATACTGGAAATCTACAGGCTCTCCTTGTGATATTTTCACCTCTCAAAATCTCCGAATTGGAAGGATAAAGACCATGGTTTTCTACGTGGGCCGAGCTCCCCATGGATCGAAAACTATGTGGAAAATGAACGAGTATAAAGTCTATGATCATTCTACTAATTATCCTCag TTGAAGGAAGAACTCAGCTTGTGTCGAATTTACACGAAATCCAATTTCCGGAGGGCGTTTATTGGGCGTCCATCGGCGGCGCTCTACCTTCCTCCCATTACTGATGAGGCTGTGATAACAACTGATCATAATCAGCAGAATTCAGCTGTGGAAAATGGACTCGTTTCAGATATGGAAACAGAATTTGAAACCTCAGATGATTCGGAAACACGCATGTTGCTTGACTGGTTGTTTGACATATGA